The candidate division KSB1 bacterium genome includes a region encoding these proteins:
- the buk gene encoding butyrate kinase — MSRRSTTPHSPLILVINPGSTSDKLALFEGDKEIASETIRYTNGRLEAFASLFDQLDFRSAAVDDFLARRKITFLDAVVGRGGLLKPVRRGVYRVNAGMLEDARRGIQGVHPANLGCALAARVAEKFGCPALVVDPVSVDEFESVARLSGHPLIERRSLSHALNLRAAAIWAAEQQGREIEQVNYVIAHLGGGISVAAIRKGRIIDVNDASNAGPFSPERSGSLPMTPFAELCFSGKYTLDQIKKMIMGEGGLKAYLGTSDVTEVEKRIAAGDDYAALVYDAMIYQIAKEIGAMATVLLGDLQGIVLTGGLAQSKQLTDRLSSRVSFLAPVLILPGEREAEAMALGALRALSGREPIQEYE; from the coding sequence ATGAGCAGACGATCGACCACGCCCCATTCTCCGCTGATTTTGGTGATCAACCCTGGTTCCACGTCCGACAAATTGGCGCTCTTTGAGGGAGACAAAGAGATCGCTTCCGAAACCATCCGCTACACAAACGGCCGGCTCGAAGCATTTGCGTCTCTTTTTGATCAACTCGATTTTCGTTCAGCTGCCGTCGACGATTTTTTAGCGCGGCGAAAAATTACTTTTCTTGATGCCGTCGTCGGAAGGGGCGGGTTACTCAAGCCGGTGCGCCGCGGTGTTTATCGAGTCAACGCAGGCATGCTGGAGGACGCGCGGCGCGGCATACAAGGCGTCCACCCGGCCAATTTGGGCTGTGCATTGGCTGCCCGCGTTGCCGAAAAGTTCGGATGTCCCGCCTTGGTCGTCGATCCTGTCTCTGTAGACGAATTCGAGTCGGTTGCCAGACTCTCAGGCCATCCGCTGATCGAACGCCGCTCCCTTTCTCATGCCCTCAATCTGCGCGCCGCCGCCATCTGGGCTGCGGAACAGCAGGGTCGTGAAATCGAGCAGGTCAACTATGTAATCGCACATTTAGGCGGCGGCATCTCGGTGGCGGCCATCCGAAAGGGCAGAATCATCGATGTTAACGATGCCTCCAACGCCGGCCCTTTTTCTCCGGAACGCAGCGGTTCTCTGCCGATGACCCCATTTGCCGAGCTCTGCTTTTCGGGGAAATATACGCTGGACCAAATTAAAAAAATGATCATGGGGGAAGGCGGACTGAAGGCCTATTTGGGCACTTCGGATGTCACCGAAGTGGAGAAACGAATAGCAGCGGGAGATGACTATGCGGCTCTTGTTTACGATGCCATGATCTATCAAATCGCCAAAGAGATCGGTGCCATGGCTACCGTGCTTCTTGGCGACCTGCAGGGCATCGTTCTTACCGGCGGCTTGGCGCAGTCGAAACAGTTGACAGATCGTCTTTCGTCTCGAGTCTCTTTTTTGGCTCCTGTTCTTATCCTGCCCGGAGAACGGGAGGCGGAAGCAATGGCCCTTGGCGCTCTACGCGCTTTATCGGGTCGTGAACCTATTCAGGAGTACGAGTGA
- a CDS encoding phosphotransferase, with product MNRPIESQILQFYRKAFGKEARDLQLLNGDGSDRLYFRLIADESTVIAVHGCNRRENNAFVAFSRHFERFQLPVPHIFAYEPDEGLYLESDLGDVMLYDRMAACGNEVSSDVRNLYLQAIRMLPQFQIKAGRSLDFSQCSQTTVFDAEAMLRDLLYFQHVFLRRFAANRFDIDRLHDDFALLIRALLDEPAEFFLYRDFQSRNIMVLNEQPYFIDYQSGRKGALQYDLASLVYDSNVRLPEDLGNELIEEYLYAVNQYLSMPSSRFMRKFYDFALIRVLQALAAFSFLGYDKQRRYFRSCIPRGIELLRELLQKSQIGRQMRTLPKIVEGLTVSFEINKDNQL from the coding sequence ATGAACAGGCCTATCGAATCACAAATTCTTCAGTTTTACAGAAAAGCTTTCGGCAAAGAAGCGAGAGACCTTCAACTTTTGAACGGCGACGGCTCGGATCGGCTGTACTTTCGTTTAATCGCTGACGAGAGCACCGTGATTGCCGTCCATGGCTGCAATCGACGCGAAAACAATGCCTTTGTTGCTTTCTCGCGCCATTTTGAACGATTTCAATTACCCGTGCCGCACATCTTTGCCTATGAACCCGACGAAGGTCTTTACTTGGAGAGCGACTTGGGCGACGTCATGCTCTACGATCGAATGGCGGCATGCGGAAATGAGGTCAGCAGCGATGTCCGCAACCTTTACCTGCAGGCGATACGAATGCTTCCCCAGTTTCAAATTAAAGCCGGCCGGTCGCTGGATTTCTCACAGTGCTCCCAAACGACCGTATTCGATGCGGAAGCGATGCTCCGCGATCTCCTCTATTTTCAGCACGTTTTTTTGCGCCGCTTTGCCGCAAATCGCTTCGATATCGACCGGCTGCACGATGACTTTGCTCTGTTGATTCGTGCGCTTCTCGATGAGCCTGCGGAATTTTTCCTTTACCGTGATTTCCAATCGCGCAACATTATGGTGCTGAACGAACAACCTTATTTCATCGATTATCAGTCGGGCCGCAAAGGGGCGCTGCAGTACGATCTTGCTTCTCTCGTCTATGACTCTAATGTCCGTTTACCTGAAGACCTCGGCAATGAACTGATCGAAGAATATCTTTACGCCGTCAATCAATATCTTTCCATGCCTTCAAGCCGATTTATGCGCAAATTTTATGATTTTGCGCTCATACGGGTACTTCAGGCTTTGGCCGCATTCAGCTTTTTAGGATATGATAAACAGAGGCGCTACTTTCGCTCATGTATACCGAGAGGAATTGAACTTTTGCGTGAGCTTTTGCAAAAGAGTCAGATTGGACGACAAATGCGCACGCTGCCCAAAATTGTCGAGGGACTTACGGTATCTTTTGAGATCAATAAGGATAATCAGCTTTAA
- a CDS encoding nucleotidyltransferase family protein, with amino-acid sequence MRAMILAAGYGKRLAPLTNSIPKALVPIGGRPLLEIVLRRLESQGFTEIVVNLHYLADQVREFLDAYRPTAKASIYLSYEAELLDTGGGIKKMLDYLPGDDPVLVHNVDVLSDCPLDQVMQQFNSLPSCDALLVALDQLTDRPLCFDENMNFRGRGDHAPNGACRHYAFTGIQVIRPFLFREYPEVKFYSIDLYLWAAASGRTIKGLLFPGTWWRDLGTFADLAAAERDMLVT; translated from the coding sequence ATGAGGGCAATGATTTTGGCAGCCGGATACGGCAAGCGCCTGGCGCCGCTGACGAACTCGATACCAAAGGCGTTGGTCCCAATAGGCGGACGCCCCCTCCTCGAAATCGTTCTGCGACGCTTGGAATCTCAAGGGTTCACCGAAATTGTCGTTAATCTGCATTATTTAGCCGACCAGGTTCGCGAGTTTCTCGATGCATATCGTCCCACGGCGAAAGCGTCGATTTACCTCTCTTATGAGGCTGAGCTGCTCGACACCGGCGGCGGTATCAAAAAAATGTTGGACTATCTTCCTGGTGACGACCCGGTTTTGGTGCATAATGTCGACGTGCTTTCGGACTGCCCTCTGGACCAAGTCATGCAGCAATTCAACAGCCTGCCTTCCTGCGATGCCCTGCTGGTCGCTCTTGATCAATTAACCGATCGCCCTCTTTGTTTTGATGAAAATATGAACTTTCGCGGAAGAGGAGATCATGCTCCTAATGGGGCTTGCCGGCATTACGCTTTTACCGGAATTCAAGTGATTCGGCCTTTCCTCTTTCGCGAATACCCGGAAGTAAAATTTTACAGCATCGACCTATATTTATGGGCTGCTGCGTCCGGCAGGACCATAAAGGGTCTGCTGTTTCCGGGAACTTGGTGGCGGGATTTAGGAACATTTGCGGATCTTGCTGCAGCCGAGAGAGATATGTTAGTCACTTAA